One window from the genome of Thermithiobacillus plumbiphilus encodes:
- the nadC gene encoding carboxylating nicotinate-nucleotide diphosphorylase — translation MIPADLHEVVARALAEDIGPGDLSAALIDVGQLSHARIVSRDPGVVCGRPYVQEVFDQLPGWVEITWLVEEGERVDAGRVICELKGYSSALLTGERTALNFLQTLSGIATATSRFVQLVNGTRARILDTRKTLPGLRLAEKYAVRVGGGHNHRLGLYDGILIKENHIAAAGGIAEAVMRARALAPLLTRVEVEVENLEELQQALDAGADIIMLDNFSLDLMCQAVQTVAGRVPLEASGNVSLATARAIAETGVDFISIGSLTRNITSLDLSMRFLGDL, via the coding sequence ATGATTCCCGCAGATCTCCATGAAGTCGTAGCCCGAGCCCTGGCCGAGGATATTGGGCCGGGTGACCTTTCCGCGGCACTGATCGATGTCGGGCAGTTGAGTCATGCCCGCATCGTCAGCCGCGATCCCGGGGTCGTCTGTGGACGCCCTTATGTGCAGGAGGTTTTTGATCAGTTGCCGGGTTGGGTGGAAATCACCTGGCTGGTCGAGGAAGGTGAACGGGTGGATGCCGGCCGGGTGATCTGCGAACTGAAAGGCTACAGCAGCGCCCTGCTGACAGGCGAGCGCACTGCCCTGAATTTTCTACAAACGCTTTCGGGAATCGCCACTGCAACCAGCCGCTTCGTGCAACTCGTAAACGGCACCCGCGCCCGCATTCTCGATACCCGCAAGACCCTGCCCGGCCTGCGGTTGGCCGAAAAATACGCCGTGCGCGTGGGGGGCGGCCACAATCACCGGCTGGGGCTTTATGATGGCATCCTGATCAAGGAAAACCACATTGCGGCGGCCGGCGGCATTGCGGAGGCCGTGATGCGTGCGCGCGCGCTTGCCCCGCTTCTGACCCGCGTGGAAGTGGAGGTGGAGAACCTGGAAGAGTTGCAACAGGCGCTCGATGCCGGCGCGGATATCATCATGCTGGACAATTTCTCACTGGACCTGATGTGTCAGGCCGTGCAGACCGTGGCCGGGCGGGTTCCGCTGGAAGCGTCTGGCAACGTATCACTCGCAACCGCGCGCGCCATTGCGGAAACCGGCGTGGACTTCATTTCCATCGGCAGTCTGACGCGCAACATCACCAGCCTGGATCTGTCCATGCGCTTTCTGGGGGATCTCTAG
- the nhaA gene encoding Na+/H+ antiporter NhaA has product MQQRPYPLEILFGRILSPFERFLQRATAGGLILVGTTVLTLLIANSPWGPSFHHFWEISAGVNLGGFRLEQSLHHWINDGLMVLFFLLVGLELKREILVGELTSLRDAALPIIAAAGGMLVPALIYWSFNPSGPAAAGWGIPTATDIAFAVGILVLLSWRIPKNLIIFLTALAIADDLGAVLVIAIFYTSDLNMEALASAGFVLGLLVLINQGGIRHPLPYIILGLFLWFFTLVSGVHATISGVLLAFTIPARSAHTPRQFADRVGELSRTFLEEAKNPDTPDNALANQRMAMAAENLERAAEAVQAPLQRMEHNMNPWITFLIIPLFAFANAGIDFSQMNPGEALMSPVTQGVLLGLVIGKFIGVGGASWLAIRLGLGRLPSGVYWRHMLGAAWLAGIGFTMSLFISQLAFSDPLLVEEAKLGILSASLIAAIIGLIWLYFSAGERPQEAS; this is encoded by the coding sequence ATGCAACAAAGACCCTACCCGCTGGAGATCCTGTTCGGACGCATTCTCAGTCCGTTCGAACGTTTTCTGCAGCGAGCGACAGCCGGTGGCCTCATTCTCGTCGGAACTACGGTCCTGACCTTGCTGATCGCCAATTCACCCTGGGGGCCGAGCTTTCATCATTTCTGGGAGATATCCGCCGGCGTGAATCTTGGCGGCTTCCGGCTGGAGCAAAGCCTGCATCACTGGATCAATGATGGCCTGATGGTGCTTTTTTTCCTGCTGGTAGGTCTCGAACTCAAACGCGAGATACTGGTGGGCGAACTGACATCCTTACGCGATGCCGCGTTGCCCATCATCGCCGCTGCCGGTGGCATGCTGGTCCCGGCGCTGATCTACTGGAGCTTCAATCCCAGCGGGCCGGCCGCCGCCGGCTGGGGCATTCCCACGGCCACGGACATTGCCTTTGCCGTTGGCATCCTGGTCCTGCTGTCCTGGCGTATTCCGAAAAACCTGATCATCTTTCTGACGGCGCTCGCCATCGCCGACGACCTTGGCGCGGTGCTGGTCATAGCGATTTTTTACACGAGCGATCTGAACATGGAGGCGCTGGCTTCGGCGGGCTTCGTGCTCGGCCTGCTGGTCCTGATCAATCAGGGGGGCATACGCCACCCTCTGCCCTATATCATCCTGGGGCTATTCCTGTGGTTTTTCACGCTGGTATCCGGGGTTCACGCCACCATTTCCGGGGTCCTGCTGGCCTTCACCATCCCCGCCCGGTCGGCCCACACCCCTCGGCAGTTTGCAGATCGAGTTGGCGAGCTGAGCCGCACCTTCCTGGAGGAGGCGAAAAATCCGGATACCCCGGATAACGCGCTGGCCAATCAGCGCATGGCCATGGCGGCGGAAAACCTGGAGCGCGCCGCCGAGGCCGTGCAGGCCCCTCTGCAGCGCATGGAACACAACATGAACCCCTGGATCACCTTCCTGATCATTCCCTTGTTTGCCTTTGCCAATGCCGGGATTGATTTCTCGCAGATGAATCCTGGCGAGGCCCTGATGTCGCCCGTTACCCAGGGCGTCCTGCTGGGACTGGTGATCGGCAAGTTCATCGGCGTCGGTGGTGCAAGCTGGCTTGCCATTCGCCTGGGACTCGGCCGTCTACCCAGCGGCGTCTACTGGCGGCACATGCTGGGCGCCGCCTGGCTGGCCGGTATCGGCTTCACCATGTCGCTGTTCATCAGCCAGTTGGCCTTTTCTGATCCCTTGCTGGTGGAAGAAGCCAAGCTCGGCATCCTGTCCGCCTCCCTCATCGCTGCGATCATTGGCCTGATCTGGCTTTATTTCAGTGCAGGCGAGCGCCCACAGGAGGCTTCATGA